The Mycobacterium paragordonae DNA segment GTGGATCATGGCGGGTGCGGCGGCCACGACGGCGAAAAGCGCGTTGATGAAGGCGGCGCAGCAGACCATCACGTAGCTGTAGGTGACGTAGAAGACGAACAGGGTGAACGCCGCTCCCAGCAGGAGGTAGAACGCGCCGAGGGCGAGGTTGGCGCCGTCGAGCTGCTGAGCGAAGGCCAGTGCCTGTTGGGCGCCGCAGTTGCTCATTGCGTGGGCGGGGCCGTCTGGTTTACCGCTGAGGATGGCCGCGGTGTAGGCGTTGCCGCAGCTGCCGATGTCGTCAACGGGAGTTCCGAAGTTCATCAGTTGCAGGGGCATTCGCAATGTGGCATCGGCGATGAGGCCGGTGAGGTGCTGAAGTTGGGCACTGGTGCCGCCGCCGGTGACGGGGCCGTTGTTGGCGAATGCTTGGGCGATCTGGAATCCGAGGTCCCGTGCTCGGCCGAGCAGCCCGTTTTCGTTGTAGAGCTCGGTAAGTGGATCTCGGGTGAGAACGAGGCCGAGGATGCCGATGATGAAGGTGGACAACATGATTCCGGAGCCGTGGCCTTTGCGGCCGTGCCAGAGGATGTGGTAGGCGCCTACGGCTAGCCCGGCAAGCATGCACAAGGGGAATACCCACAGGTCGGTGAGTAGGGCTCGGATGATGTCGAAGAGGGGCCGAAACCAGGTGGCAAGCCAGTACAGCCAGGTGTTAGACATGGCGAACCGCATCAGCCACAGGGCCGTGGTGATCATGAAGATGTACAGCGCTGCCTCGAGTTGGAGCAGCTGGACGATGCTTTGGTGGGTGAGCCCGGTGGTGACGGCGTTGGCCAGCCAGCGTGTCCAGCTGGTGGGGTCCGCGGTCAGTTCGGGTCCGGCTCTGGTGAGCGCTTCGCTGGTGCTCACGACCGAGAGGTAGTAGTTGCCGACCGGTACTGCGTGGCTGTCGGTGACGCCGGTCCAGTTCAGTGCGCCGGCCAGGGTGGACGCCGCCGCTGTCGGGGCGGCCACGACCGCCCAGGTGGCCAGCAGGTGCGTGGTGAGCCATAGCGTGCAGATGCGGCGCAGTCGGGGCCTGGTGGCCAGGTGGTAGCCGAGGTGCTCCGCTGCACGTCGGGTGAATGTTGGTGGGTGCGTGGGGTTCATGCGGCTCGTCCGGGTGTGGTGTCGTAGGCGTCGTGGACGGCTGCGTCGGGTTCGGCCGCGACCCTGATGGGTGATTTGCGGCGGAATTCGTCGACGAAGAAGCCGTAGCCTTTCCGGTCGCCTCGGTCTGGGGTTCCGCAGGTGTCGGCGTCGTCGAATCCGGTGGGGTCGCGCATTTCGTCGGCGCTGGGTTGGGCGAGGAAGAATTCTTCGATGTCGCCGTAGTCGTCGGCGCGGATGCCGACTTTGGCGGCGACTTGGCGTGCGAGGTCTTCGTTTTCGAACGGCATGATGAGTTGTTGGGTGATGAATTGGTCGCCCATGAGCGCCAGGTCGGCGATGGGGTCTTGGGTGATGATCAACAAACCGGTGTAGTGCTTGCGAGCGCGGCGGCTGATCAGGTGGGCGTCGTCGGCGCCGGCCCGGGAGTTCAGGAGGGCGGCGGCTTCCTCGATGACAATGAGCCCGAAGCGTTGTGTGTTGGCGAAGAACGTGACTCGGGCCAGGCGTACCAGCATGCCGTAGAGGGCCACCGAGGCGCGTTTGCGGTCTGAGAGACGTTCGTAGAGGTGCGGGGTGGCCATTTCCTCGGCGCTGGGCAGGTCGAGACTGCCGGTGAGCCAGACGGAGACGTCGAGATTGGCGAGGTCGGGAACGGGCAGTGTGTCATCGAAGATGGCTCGGGTGAAGTCGTAGGTGGCCCAGGATTTGAGGGCGGCCAGGATGGGGGCGAGGTCGGTGGCGAGTTGGGCGACCTGCGGTGGCCGGTGGTCGGGTCCGCCGGGGGCTTGGATGGCGGCGATATAGGTCATCAGCGCGGTGGTACTGGTGAGGCCGAATCGCCGGCGGGCTGAGGGTTCAAGTAGGGTGCGCAGCCGCTGCACGCCGGTGGTGCGGGGATCGATCCCCATCATGGGCACCATGTAGTCGAGCCAGTATCCGCCGGCGATGTCGTCGGGGAAGGTGCGAAGCGGATCGCAGCTGTATCGGTTGCCGGCCATGTCGATGACGGCTGTGTTGGTGACGTCGGCGAGCGCGGTTTCCCATTCGGTGCCGGGGTCGACAATGAATGCTTGTGCGCCGCGCTGGATTTCGGCGCGGGTGATGCGTTTGGCGGCGTAGGACTTGCCGTAGCCGAGGGCTCCGCTGCACACCAGGCAGGGGTTGCGGTTGCGTCGGGCAGTGCCGGGCAAGTCGAGCATGACCGCGCTGCGCAGTGCGTTGTTGGTGTTGAAGCCCAGCAGGATCCCGGTGGTGTTGCCGACCATGGATGAGGTGAAGGGGACGAAGCGCGACCATTTCTTGGTGGTGGTGGGTTGAGCGAATTGGTCGACGGCGGTCTTGTGGTTGGGTGCGCCAGGGTTGAAAGCGGCCCAGAGCCGGGTTTGGGCGCCGTGGTAGTGGCGGATGGCGATTTGTCCGGATTGGGTGAGTTCCTCACGCAGCCGTTTGACGCTGTAGTCCAGGGTTTGCGGGTCAGGAGCCCCGACGGCGATGAGGAATGCGGCTTCAACGGGGCGTTCGTCGATGGTGGCCGACAGTTGGCGGTTGTATTCGGCGAGCTGGCGGGCGGTGGCGATGAGTTCGGCGTCACCGTTGCGGACGTCGCGGCGCTGGGTGAACTGGTCGTCGATGTTGCCTTTGGCCCGGTCGTTGCGCACGAATTCCATTTCGCGGCTTCGTGCGACGAGGTTGAGGGCGAAGTCGAAGGTGGCTCCGGTGTCGAGGTCGTCCAGGGCTTGCAGGAACTCGGAGCCGGGGAAGACGATGCCGGCTTTGGGCATATCCACGACGGGCAGGATCGCCTGGTAGCTGTCGGGGTGGAGGCCGTCGGGGCTGACGATCCGCAGGGTTTTGCCCCAGGAGGGGATTCGGCGAATCCCGAGGGTCCAGGCCGCCGTGAGCAGCCCGCCGAGGCACGCGGCGAGCAGCGCGAGCGCAACGGCTCCGGCGGCTGCGGCGAGGACTGCGGCTAACGCCAGGATTGCGGCCAGTGCGCGCAGTGGCAGGGCCCGCCCGGCGCCGTGCTGCTGGTCACCTTCGTCGAAGTCGGCCGGCGGTAAGCGGCCGCCGACACCCGCTGAGGTGGTGCGGTGACGTGGCAGCGGGTCGTTGCACACACCGCGCCAGGCGTTGTGCCGCCAAAACCAGTCGATCATGTCTTCGCTGGCCGGTGTCGGGGTGAATTCTTCGGGCAGGGCGGTGATGATGTCGTGGGCCAGGCGCTGGTAGGCGGCAACGGAGTTGTCGGAGTCTTTGTCGCGGCCGATAATCCAGTCGCGCAGCTTGGCGGCGTGACCGACCGGGCTGTGCCCGGCGCGGCCGGCGTCGACGGGTAGTGCCAGCCAGTAGATACGGGTGCGGGGTTGCTGGCCGGCGATGACAGGGCCCATCTGGCGGCAGGCCTGGACCCAGGGGTGTTTGTCGCGGTGACCGTGCAGCATGGCGCCCAGGAGTTGGCGTTGGTTCTGCGGAACGCAGAGGCCGTAAACCCATGTACCGGAAGGGATTTCGCGGGCGAGCACTTGGTGGCGGTCAGCGACGCCGATGCGGCGTTTGGTGGATTGCAGATAGTAGGGCAGTCCGCTGATCAGGTAGTGGGCGTGGACGCCGTGGGCGGTGAAGCTCACGTTGGAGGTGATGCGGGTCGGTGGTGCGAGCAGGGAGTTGTCGGTGCTGGAGGATTGCACCGGCCGAAGCACCTGCCACCAGCTGCGCAGCCGGAAGCGCAGGGTGGGTCGCCCGCGGGGAATCAGGGCCGCTATCGCGGCTGCGGCGCCGCTGAGCAGCGCCCCGCAGATCAGGGTGGCGCGGGCATGTCCGGAGTCCAGCGTGAGCACAGTGAGCACCATGGTCAGGCCGCCGCCTCCGTAGAGGCTGACAGCCACCCAGAGGCGGAGGGGTTTTCGGAAAAGGATGTCGGTGTAGACGGGTGTGTCGTGGACACCTTTGAAGATCTGTGCTGACTCAGCCATGTGAATCCCTTTGACAATCCGTGATGTTGGACACGAACGCGGGCCGCCGGGCCGGCCCGCGCGGGTGGGGCGTCGCGAGGGGCCGGGGTCACATCCCGAATTGCCCGGTGGTGATGCCGGTGCGGTCAACGGTGCGCTTGCTGGAGGTGTAGATGGCGTAGCCGGAACCGACGACGACGGCGACGATGACGCTGGTCAGCGCCCAGGCGACGGTTTGGCCGATGCGTCCTCCGAAAAATGCTGCGGCGGCACGTATTCCGCCGGCGAGCAGGATGAAGATGACGAGGACCGCCACGCCGATCGTGTAGAGGGATCGGCTGCCCGAGACCAGGTCGGCGGCCGCGAGCAGCGTGGGGGTGGATGTGGCGAAATACATGGGAGTTGCCCTTCGTGTGCGTTGATTTCAGCGTTGGGTCGGGTCCGGTGGCGGTGGCTATCGGGGTGCCGCGGGGGTGGGGATGACGGGGGTCATTTCGGCGTTGTCGGCCAGAAGTGGTGCGTAGTCCAGCGCTGAGACCGTCCATCGCCCGCTGGTGACGGTGAGCGAGATGGGGTAGTCCATTTGCAGGGGTGCGAATTGGCCGGTGACTGCGTTGACGGCGGCCAGCACGTGCAGGGTGGTGCCCTCTGACGGCACGTCGTGGTCGGGTGCGTTGTGGTTGGCACTCAGGCGGGTCAGTTGGGCGGATCGATAGTCGGCGGCGGGCAGCAGCCCTGAGTCGGGGGTGACGTAGCGTTCGAGGCCGCCGGCGGCGGTGAGGTAGCTGGTGAGGAATCCCGCGACGGTGCTGAAGGCGGGGGAGGTGTTGGGCAGGGTGGCGGGGTAGGCCAGCGGGGCATCGGCACCGGCCCCTGGGCCGTTGACGCGGGCGGGCAGGGCGCTGGCGCGTACTCCGTAGCTGCTGTAGACGACGGGCAGCCGGTAGTAGGTGGTGTGCGGGGTGGCGGCCTGGTAGGGCCGCTCGGACACCGAGACGACGACGCTCCATTGCTGGGC contains these protein-coding regions:
- a CDS encoding ATP-binding protein produces the protein MAESAQIFKGVHDTPVYTDILFRKPLRLWVAVSLYGGGGLTMVLTVLTLDSGHARATLICGALLSGAAAAIAALIPRGRPTLRFRLRSWWQVLRPVQSSSTDNSLLAPPTRITSNVSFTAHGVHAHYLISGLPYYLQSTKRRIGVADRHQVLAREIPSGTWVYGLCVPQNQRQLLGAMLHGHRDKHPWVQACRQMGPVIAGQQPRTRIYWLALPVDAGRAGHSPVGHAAKLRDWIIGRDKDSDNSVAAYQRLAHDIITALPEEFTPTPASEDMIDWFWRHNAWRGVCNDPLPRHRTTSAGVGGRLPPADFDEGDQQHGAGRALPLRALAAILALAAVLAAAAGAVALALLAACLGGLLTAAWTLGIRRIPSWGKTLRIVSPDGLHPDSYQAILPVVDMPKAGIVFPGSEFLQALDDLDTGATFDFALNLVARSREMEFVRNDRAKGNIDDQFTQRRDVRNGDAELIATARQLAEYNRQLSATIDERPVEAAFLIAVGAPDPQTLDYSVKRLREELTQSGQIAIRHYHGAQTRLWAAFNPGAPNHKTAVDQFAQPTTTKKWSRFVPFTSSMVGNTTGILLGFNTNNALRSAVMLDLPGTARRNRNPCLVCSGALGYGKSYAAKRITRAEIQRGAQAFIVDPGTEWETALADVTNTAVIDMAGNRYSCDPLRTFPDDIAGGYWLDYMVPMMGIDPRTTGVQRLRTLLEPSARRRFGLTSTTALMTYIAAIQAPGGPDHRPPQVAQLATDLAPILAALKSWATYDFTRAIFDDTLPVPDLANLDVSVWLTGSLDLPSAEEMATPHLYERLSDRKRASVALYGMLVRLARVTFFANTQRFGLIVIEEAAALLNSRAGADDAHLISRRARKHYTGLLIITQDPIADLALMGDQFITQQLIMPFENEDLARQVAAKVGIRADDYGDIEEFFLAQPSADEMRDPTGFDDADTCGTPDRGDRKGYGFFVDEFRRKSPIRVAAEPDAAVHDAYDTTPGRAA
- a CDS encoding glycosyl transferase family 39, with protein sequence MYFATSTPTLLAAADLVSGSRSLYTIGVAVLVIFILLAGGIRAAAAFFGGRIGQTVAWALTSVIVAVVVGSGYAIYTSSKRTVDRTGITTGQFGM
- a CDS encoding conjugal transfer protein: MLTNTWRKRLDRSSTLLRRGALITGIGSCAVVAIATILGWFFDSPIDVAGPARTAVNRTALIGSYAQDCVTRWLTATQSDQQSLHDCWTLRDPLRLPTTPAVVVNSPAVSAVTLIGDTGTAQQWSVVVSVSERPYQAATPHTTYYRLPVVYSSYGVRASALPARVNGPGAGADAPLAYPATLPNTSPAFSTVAGFLTSYLTAAGGLERYVTPDSGLLPAADYRSAQLTRLSANHNAPDHDVPSEGTTLHVLAAVNAVTGQFAPLQMDYPISLTVTSGRWTVSALDYAPLLADNAEMTPVIPTPAAPR